DNA from Roseimicrobium sp. ORNL1:
AGCACCAAAGCGATCCGGCACGAGTTTCCTTCCCACGAAAATCATGTAGAGCACCCCTAGCACGGCGATGGGCACACCTACCGGCGCCATTTCGAACATGCCCATGGGTGCCATCTTGTGCTGCTGCATCAGGCCGCTCACCACGATGTTCGTGGAGGTGCTGATGAGCGACACGGAACTGGAAACAATGGACGCAAAGGCCAGCGGCATGAGCAGCTTGCCCGGACTGATTTTCGCTCGCTTGGCGATGCCGAACACCACCGGGATGAAAAGCGCCGCTGCAGCCGTGTTGCTCATGAAAGCGCTCAGTCCCGCCGCTGCGACCAGCAGCACGATATACAGCACCTTGGGATTCGTGCCTGAGTGCCGCAGTATGGTACGGCCCATCAAGTCCACCACGCCCGTTCGCACCAGGGCCGCTGTCATGATGAGCAGGCCGAGGATAAGGATGAAGGTATCACTGCCAAAGCCGGCAAACGCCCGGTCCAGCGGCACGAGTCCAAAGAGCGTGAGTGAAAGCAGCAGTCCCAGCGCCACTACATCAGCGGAAATCCATTCAAAGGAGAAGAAGACCAGGGCAGCGGTCGTGAGTGCCAGCAGAATGGCTATGTCAGGAGTCATCAGTAGTGGGAGCGGGCGAACGGTGGTGGTGTGTTGCCTCTGCAATGGAATCGCCAAACGGAGGCTGGCCGGAGGCGAGAATGTGTGAGTTTTGATTCCGCCGCCCTACGGATTCTGCTTGCATACAGGGATGGATTTTTATTGCGACCAGGTGTTGAGCGGCAAGGTCCAGGTGCAGAAGCTGGTGGAGACAGAGCATGCGCTCGCCTTTCACCACACGCAGCCTTACTGGCCGGTGCACCTCGTGATTATTCCGAAGAAGCACATCGGCTCGCTCGCCACAGTGGAGGGGGATGACCTACCCATTGCACAGGAAATGCTGCGCGTGGCCGCAGACTTGTGCCGGCAGGTGACGGAAGAACATGGCGGCTGCCGTCTCTCCACCAACAGCGGCCACTACCAATCCACGAAGCATCTGCATTTCTACATTCACCATGGCAAGAGGCTGAGGAATGAGGATGGAAGTCCAGTGGTGCCGCCTACACCCTAGTCAAACACCTACCGCAATGCACTTTCCCTTCGAGATACGAATTGCGATGCCAATCCTGATTGGCCTTGTGGCGCTGGTGGTCTTTATCGTGGCCGAATGGCGTGTGAGGCAGCGAGGTGTCCGGGTCGCCATCGCCGCGGGTTCCCTTCTAGCCCTCGCAGCCGCCGTCTGGGATTTCAAGAATCTGGAGAAGCAATGGGAACAGCACTTCCTGCTGTATTCCACAGGACAGACCTTTCTTCAGATCGAAGCAATGCTTGAGCGTGGAGAGCAGGCTGAGGTGGAGCAGGTGCTCAAGAAGTGGGAGAGCGATGGCTCGCTCTATCACTTGAGCCGTGTCCAACTTGAGGACATCCGTGAAGAACTGTTCCGAAACGAACCTGCCGGCATTGAAAAGCAGAGATAGATGGAAGCCAAGTCATGATCCTTCCCGGCCACATCAGTGACGAAGCGCACTTTGTTTTCAATGGCTTTGCCCATCTGCTGACGGAGACGGAGAGGCTCGCTTGGAGGAATCTCCAAGTGCAGTTCAAGCGGCACCATTCGGAAGATGATGCCACGAGGAGGGGGCTCTCGAACTGGCTGCATCACTCGCCGGAGGTGGGGGCCCTGCTCGCGGATGGTCCGGAGCGCTTCTACCGCCGTGTAGTTCGCAGGCTGTACGATGAACGGCGCGCTGACTTGAACCTGTGTCCAAAGTGCGGCTCTCTCTGCCGGACACCCGAGGCCTGTCTCTGCCCCGCCTGCAACCACACATGGTATCACCTGCGCGGTGCACCCAACGACTCTTCCGGAATCCAACCTCCACCTTGACACCACCCCTTCTTCGAGCACCCATATACCGTCGCTACCATACGACTTTTTCCGTCCCATTCACCCCCACTTCCCTTGATCAAGACCTACGAAATCGCCGGCAAGTTTGAGCACGAAGCCAATGCAGCCTCCCTGTTGTATGCGCCTCCGGCGAAGCCGCTGATGTTTCGCAAGACGATGCGCTACCTCTTTGATTATGAGGGGGATGAATCCGCGTTGGACGCGTTCGTGAGCAAGGTGCTGGTAGACGCCATCAGCCAGGAGGAGCACCACGACGGAGCGCCCTTGTGGCCGAATGCGAACCTCATTCTCGACTACGGCATGAAGGGCGGCGCCCTGGACCTCGAAAAGGAGGCCATCCTCAGCTACTACCGCACGCTTTCCCAGCCCGCCTTCACGCTGAAGAAACTCACGCTCAAGACGCGCTTGTATGTCTTCGGCGAGGGTGCGGAGCCTTCCATCTTCGTGCGGGATATTGTGAATCCGGCGATTCACACCCACGAAGTGCTGAAAGCTGCCTAGGCTGCGGGCGTTTTTTTCCGCTCAGGATTTTGCCCGGTGCCACGGTGCCTATGAAGCAGCAGGTCGCTACATTCACCCAGCAGAGCCGGCCGCAACAGGCTGTCCGGCATCTGGTGGTGCTTCTGGCCGCGGGAATGGTGACGTGCGGCGGCATCATTTCGCTTTACGCCGGGCCGTCCGTAGAACGGCGGCACACGGGTCGGGAGATTATCCGAACCCAGGGGTGGGCCTCCGTGCCGTACTGGAGACAATTGCGGGATCAGGCGGACAGCCTCATGGGGTGGGGTATCTACGACAGGGCGGCCAAAGCGTATGAATTCGCGGACGCTGTCCTGGTCACCCAGAAGGGAATGACGCATCCGGATACCTTGCGAAATCGCGTGGATCTGGCGGACGCGCTGTTGCGTCTGGGAAAACCCGAGGGAGAAAAGAAGCTGATCGAGGCCTATGGGTTCCAGAGGAAGCACCTGGCGGCGGACGATCCCGACATTCTCCGCACACGTCATTTGCTGGCCAGCCTGATGATTGCCCGGTGGCAGCTCCCGGCAGCGGAAAAGGAACTGAAGGCCGTGATCGCTCTTCGGGCAAAGCGCCTGGGACCCGGTCACTCCGATACCCTCTCAAGCCGGGAGAACCTGGCCTATGTGTACAATATGATGCTCGATTATGAGGCTGCAGAGCAGCAACTCAGGGTCGTGCTTGCTGCGGACATCTTGACCTTCGGGCCCATGTCTCTCCAAACTTGCGCGACGCGTGAGCGGCTCGGCGAGTGTTTTCAGAATCAGAGCAAGTTTGATCAGGCTCTGGCGGAATTCCGCGCAGTGATGATGATCGTGGAGGATGAGTTTGGTCCGAGGCATCCGCTGACCTTCCGGGCCCATCGTCGCCTGGCGAAGATCACCTATGATCAGGGAAAACACGAGCAGGCGGAAGAAGAGTATCGAGCACTGGCCGCAAATCTTTTGGTGACACTGGGGCCGGACAGCTGGGAAGTTCTTCCATTCAGGGAGGGGATTGCGGACTGCCTGAGCGCGCGGGGTAAGCTGGCTGAAGCAGAAGAGATCCTGAGGAAGGCCCTGGCGAATTGTGCCAAGGATCCTGGCGAGACTACGCCGCTGATGCAGAGCTTGCGCGCGAATCTCGCGCATGTGCTCATGGAGGAGCGCAAGCTGGATGAAGCAGAGCTGCTCTTCAACGCGGTGTTGGATCAGCGAACCAAGATGTTGGGGCCCAATCATCCTGTCGTTCTGGACTCCATGAACGATTTGGCGGCATGCAAGATTGCCCGGGGCGACCTTCGCGGCGCTGAGTTCAATCTGCGCGGCTTGGTGAGGCGGCGCGAGGAGGTTCAGGGATACAACCACCCGGCAACTTGGTTCTCTCGAATCTACCTTGCGGATGTGCTGCGGATGAACGGCAATCCGGAGGAGGCTCTGCCTCTCTTCGAGGGGGTGCTGAGGTACAATTCGGCCACGCTTGGTCCCTTCCATCCTTATACCCTGAAGGCGGTCAACAACGTGTCGATCACCCTCTCCGCCCTGGGGAAGGAGGAGGAATCTTTCAATCTCCAGAACAAATTGCTGAAAGAGCGGATCCGCGTCATGGGAGCTGATCACCCTGACACGTTGAAGAGCCGGCTCAACATCGCGGTGAATCTCTCCACGGCCGAGAGATATCGCGACGCGGAAATCAACTTCATCGAAGCAATCCTGACGGCTGAGAAGACGCTGGGGATGACGCACATGCTCACCCTGAAATCGATGTTCGCCTACGGTGAGATGCTGGCACTTCTGCGAAGGGGTTCGGATGCCGAGGCGGTGGCCAGGCAGGGTATCCGGAGTACGACGGGGTTCAGTGAGGACGATCAGGATGCACTCCGGTTCAAGGCAATGCTGGGGGTGAGTCTGGTGCTGCAGAATCGGGCCAAGGATGCCGAGGCGGTTGCCGATGACTATGAGCGCCTGCTCGAACGGCGTCAGGGCCTGCTGGACTGGGAGGCCATCCTGAATGCCAACATGGTGATCTGGGTACACCTGGCCGAGGGAAGGAACAAGGAGGCGGGGGAACTTCTGGCCCGCAATATGATGCAGATGAGATCCATGGGGTACAACGACAGTCATGCGCCCTACATTCGGATGCGGTGCATCGAGGCCCTCTTGCTGCATCTGGCCGGCAAGAAAGAGGAGGTGGCATATCTCACCAAGGAACTGGAGCCACACATCAGAGAGTGCTTCCGGGACGGCGAGCCCATTCTGCTTTTCGCGCGCGGCCTGCAACAGCGGAAGGGACCGATTTCGATCCCGACGATCATGCATGCAGTGGAGTTTTCCCGCTACAAACCGCAGAGTCTGCTCACGGATCAACAGCGGAAGGCGGGCATGTACTTTCCGCCGAACACACCGTTTGAACAAAGGAGGCGGGTCTACGAAGCCTTTGATGAAGCCCAGACGCTGGCCGACAGCAAAGAGCACGAGAAGGCGCTCGAAAAGTTTGGCGCCTATTTGAAGGTTGTCGCCGAAGTGGCGGGTGAAGGGACCATCGGTTCCATGACCGCGCATCTTTGCCTGGCGCGAGAAGCGGTGCTTTGCAATCGCGATGATGTGGCGCAAGAGCACGCGAAGAAAGCGGCGGGTGTGCTGAAGAATCTCGGTGAGGAAAAGGGAGTAGAGCTGGTGACCTTCGTCCTGAAGAATCTCGCCGTGCAGGCGGAGAGGGGCAACATCAAGGCCGCCACCACGCTCGGGAATATGCTTCTTGAAGCCTGCTCGCAGGCGATAGGCCCCGACCAATTTGTCACCTTCCGCCTTACATCCATCAAAAACGACATGGCGATCATGGCGAACGAGCCCGGCGCCGGGGAAGAGCTTCAGGCGCTCATCAAGCGAATGGAGGCCAAGAATGGCAGCGAAGAGGGCGGCACCCTGTTGGAGAAGGTGAAATTGCTGCGCCTGTATTTGCAGAAGGGGGATTACCACGCTGCGCACGCGCTGGCTTTCCGTATCGAGAACCCCGTGAAGCGGGTCTTTGGGGAGACTTCAGACTCCGCCATCAGTGTGCGTGAAGGCCTCGCCGCCGCGCTGGAAGGCCAGGGGCTGCGGAACCTGGCCGTGACTGAGACGAAGATGGTGCTGGCCGATAGCGAACGCATCGCGGGCAACGAGGCCCTGGCCACGGTAATGACGCGGCACCGCCTTGCACTGATGCTGGCACGCAGCGCGCAGTTTGACGAAGCTCTCAGATTGCATCAGATCAACTACAAAATCCTCCAGCATCCCGGTACGGAGAAGCAACCGGTGATGGTGGAAGTGCGGATGAACATGGCCTATGCGCTGCTCAATCTGCGCCGCCCTTCGGAGGCGTTGGAATTCGCGAAGGCGGCCTACGATGGCGCACGTGCGACCTTGGGTGCGGACAGCCCGCTCACGGATATAGCGAAGAAAATCCTGGATGAGGTGCGTGCACACGCGGCTTCCCAAGGCGTCACCAGGTAGAGCACCCAATAGTCACGAACGGAGGTTGGAAAGTGAGAGACTGGTCTATTCAGTCCCCGCTGCTTGAGGATTTCACCGGTGGTTCATCCAGCGGTATGTCCACCACGATGGGTCGGTGATCGGAGAATTTCGGCTTTACGCTGTCGTTGAATTCCGCCAGTGTTTCCCCGAAGTGCGGGGCGAAACGGTAGGATGCTTTGTCGTCTGTCGGAGACTTGAGATGGCCGGAGCGGACGAAGAACCAGTCCAGGCGATATCGGCCAATGGGGCCGATGGGGCGGCGCACACTGAAGGTGGTGCGGTGTCCCCAGAGACGGTGTTCGTTGCTGTTTGCCAGCGTGCGTGAACTTCGATTGATGGAACGGTCGGCATCGCCGCGGAAATCAAAGGCCGTGCCATCTGCGAAGCGGTGATCCCGCACCTGCTCGAACATGCCTCGCACTGGGTTGGGGAAGAGGATCGGAATGTCCGGGGCGAGCGGGTTCTGGAAGTTCTTCAGCACATTCACAATGCTGCGTTCACGATAGCCCGGCACCACCGTCCCGGTGACGAGATCGGAAACCCGGGCGGCGGTTTCGAGAAACGCTTCTGGAGAGTTCACCTGGCGCCAGACGACTCTTACCAGCGAAGTGGGGCTCAGGTCATCGGGTGCGGAGTTGTGATCACCAGCCATGATCACCGGATGGGTGACGTCTTTGATTTTGCCAAGAATCTCCACCATCTGCTCCTCGCGACCTTTCGGAGTGGTTTTGATCTCAAGGTGGTTGTTCACCACGGTCACGACACCGCCCGGCACCTGTGGAACCGCGATGTCCACGCGGAAGAAGCAGCGTCCACCGACCTTCAGTTCACGGCGAATCTCGGAATCGAAGGCGATCTTGCTTCCGAGCCTGCGACCGTGCTCCACGGCATCGGCTTTCTGCCGTTCCCCCTCATGCCAGTCATACACCTTCTTCAAGGGCACGACTTGCGCACTGACAATGGGGTAGCGTGAAAGCACTGCGGAACCAAAGCCGCCTTTGTAGCGTGCCTTGTCGATGGGCAGGAATTGCTTCTCTCCTTTGCGGTCCACGGACACCGGTTCCAGTCCGAGCATCACGGGATCCACTTCCACGGCCTGCACGGCGTAGGCGTAGTTCATGCCCAGTGCTTTCGCGAGCGTGCGAGTCGCATCGATGTAGCCTGAGCGGCTCACGCCAATGTCCATCTCCTGGAGGAAGATGACATCCGCGCTGGCGAGCCGCTCGCGCTGGCGCAGGAGTTCGGCGTGGGCGCGTTTTCCGGGCGTGCGTTTTTGTTCGCTCAGCATTTCCTCGTAAGCAGCTTGCGAACTCAGGGCTTCAGCGGCGCTCGTGATGTGAAGGGATTTTTCAATGTTCCAACTCGCCACGCGCAGGAAGTTGCCAAGAGTGGGCGTGCTGGCCTCGACGGGTCGCTTTCCAGAGAGGTAGGCGCTGTTGTCTACGATGGGAGTGCGCCAGAGTGTGTCGAGTTTCGACTTCAGTTTACCCTGCGGCTTGGGATTGCTGGCGAGGCCCACGGCTTCATCGTACGTGGGGAAGGCGGGTTCCACATGGCGTGCCAGCCTGCCAGGCATGGAGGACGGAAACTTCACCGCTGCGTGGCGCTCCACCTGGGTGGTGAGGAAGGCGTTTTTCTTGGAGGCAGTGCATCCCGTCATCAGGACATGCAGCACGGGCAACATCAGGATGGTTTGTCCCGTGCGCATCCATCCCTGTCTTGTCGTTCCTGAAGCAATCAACCGCATGATACGCCGCGGATCTACCTAAGTAGAGGAGTTGCGGCAAGGTGAAATCGCCTCGCAGACGGGACATCGGGCAACTCGCAATTTGCGACGATCTTGTGGACGCAAATCGAAGCAACGAATCATGGAAAATAAAAGCGACGCATGACAGGGCTAATGCCGCGCTCCGCACGCGCGGCAAGTTCCTTCAGCGCGAATTCCGCGTGGTAGTTGTCCTTGTTCCGTGCCAATCCTCGCTCCAGAGCTGGGATGCCCTCCTCGCGATGCGCAGACAGGATCGCCAGGCTGAATTTTTCTTCCTCCATGTCGAGGCGCTGTTGCAGGAGGTCGAGGTCGGCAAGCCACTTCTTGCTGCCGGATGCGACGACAATTTCCGGGGCGAGATACAGATGCGGCTTGCTGCCTGCCAGGAGCTCTCGCATGAGGGCTTCGTCTTCCACGCCAGTGATGGTTGAAATCAACACTTCCCACACGCCGCGGGCCTCCAGCGTGGTTTCTTGTGATTGCTGGGCACGCAGCAGCGGCACGGCGGGCGCCCCAAATCGGATAAGGGATTCCATCTCGCGAAACATCCAGGTACTCCCGCTCAGATAGTAGTTGCCTGAGTGGGATTCCTGGAAGGGAACAAACCGATCTCGCCAGCTCTTCATGGAGTACTTGATGCGGTCCGTCTGGCCCATGGAGCGCACGGCCTTCCATTGGTCCTGGAGTTGCTGGCGAAGGACCACCAGGGTCTTCGCCTGCTCTTCCAGAAATGCCTCCCTTTCCCCGGGTGGGCCGAGCCCGCACCTTCGCATGGGAATCTCTGCGGGTGGTGTCCCCAAGTAGGTCGTTGCAAACTGGAAAAGCGGTTTGCAGTCGTGAGGCGTGGTCGCGGATTCCAGTTTTTGCATCACCCTGTCCATGATAGCATCGTCAGCCACCTCACCTAGTGCTTCGTACATCGCTTCTTTCGCTTGCTTTGTGAGATCGTATTGCAGGGATTCTGACATCGGGGGGGAGGGCAGACTTTCGATGGCCTGCACCAGGGTCTCACGAATGGTTGCCGCTTCCGTCATGGCGACCGGTCGCAGCACTGGGCGCTGTGGCGCGTCAATGCGGCATTGGTTGCAACTTCTCTCCGCTGCTTCCTTGCCGCGAATCCATGGGCTGATGATGATGGCGAGTTCATAGGCTGACCGGCCTTTCGCGCCGGTGTCTCCGCTCCGAATGCGCTCCAGCAACGAATGGATGAGAGTCGATTGCTGAGACTCGAGTGCAGCTTTTCCCTGGGCAACTACCTCCACATGATCGCTCACCAAGAGTTCCACGATGCGACTGGACTCCCCGGCGGATGCTGGGGCCGGGTTCTCTGCCGCGCTAGATGAGCTGAACGGCAGGGATAGGCATGCCGTGGTGACTGCAAATACCAGAGAGTGGAGAGCCGCTTTCATGAGTTGTTGCTGGGCAAGACGTGGTGTGGCTCGGATTCTTGGGGGTTTGATGGAAAAAGACAAGCTTTTCAACGAGGGAGGGACTTGCGTCAAAGGCTGGGCTGCGGGAGCGAGAGCTGCACCTCAAATTTCGCGGGGCTCGTACCCCCGGCCACTTTCTCCACCCCCGCCATTGACCCGGCCCGGATCCGGGGGCAAAGCATGGGTCCACCACAAGCTGCTTCCCGCGCCTTGCATACTCATCCTACCGCCACCGGCCGCGCCGTTTTCCGTCACATCCCCATCACCTCGCTTTCTGGGGATGAACTGCTCGCACTGAGCCAGAAACACAAGCTCTCCCTCTCCCGCGAGGACATGCTCGCGGTGCAGAAGATCTTCCAGGAGGAGAAGCGTGAGCCCACCGACGTGGAGTTGGAGGTCATCGCCCAGACTTGGAGTGAGCACTGCAAGCACCGCATCTTCGGCGCACGCATTGAGCACAGTGTGAACGGGAAAGCGGAGGTCATCGACAGCCTTTACAAGACCTACGTCAAGGCGGTCACCGCTCGCATCATGGCGAAGAAGCCGGGCTTCGTGCTCAGCGCCTTCACGGACAATGCCGGCTTTGTGAAGCTGGATGACAAGCTGGCAGTGTGCCTCAAGGTGGAGACGCACAATCACCCCAGCGCCATTGAGCCCTACGCGGGTGCGAACACCGGCCTCGGCGGCGTGATTCGCGACATCCTCGGGGCTGGCAAGGGCTCCAAGCCCATCGCTTCGCTGGACGTATTTTGCTTCGGTCCGCCCGATACGAAGCAGGAGGACATCAAGGCCAAGGATGTGATTCACCCGCTCGGCGTCATGCGCGGCGTGGTGCGTGGTGTGCGCGACTACGGCAACCGCATGGGCATCCCCACGGTGGCCGGGGCCATCCAGTTCGACGACACCTACATTTACAACCCGCTCGTGTTCTGCGGCACGATGGGTGTCATCCCGATTGGCGACATCGACAAGGAAGTGAAGCCGGGTCAGTTGCTCATCGCAGCGGGTGGTCGCACCGGTCGCGATGGCTTGAAGGGCGCGACGTTCTCCAGCGTGTCCCTCACCACGGCGAGTCACGAGGAAGACCAGACCGCCGTGCAGATCGGCAATCCGATCGAAGAGAAGAAAGTTTCCGATTTCATCCTCGCGGCACGTGCGCAGGGATTGATTCAGTTTGTGACCGACTGCGGCGCTGGCGGATTCAGCAGCGCGGCGGGTGAAATGCTCAGCGAAGTGGGTGGGGAAGTGTGGCTCGACCACGCACCGCTCAAGGAGCCCGGCCTGGAAAGCTGGCAGGTCTTCATCAGCGAGAGCCAGGAGCGCATGGTCATCTCCATCGAGGAGAAGGATCTCGATGCG
Protein-coding regions in this window:
- a CDS encoding HIT domain-containing protein, whose amino-acid sequence is MDFYCDQVLSGKVQVQKLVETEHALAFHHTQPYWPVHLVIIPKKHIGSLATVEGDDLPIAQEMLRVAADLCRQVTEEHGGCRLSTNSGHYQSTKHLHFYIHHGKRLRNEDGSPVVPPTP
- a CDS encoding tetratricopeptide repeat protein, giving the protein MKQQVATFTQQSRPQQAVRHLVVLLAAGMVTCGGIISLYAGPSVERRHTGREIIRTQGWASVPYWRQLRDQADSLMGWGIYDRAAKAYEFADAVLVTQKGMTHPDTLRNRVDLADALLRLGKPEGEKKLIEAYGFQRKHLAADDPDILRTRHLLASLMIARWQLPAAEKELKAVIALRAKRLGPGHSDTLSSRENLAYVYNMMLDYEAAEQQLRVVLAADILTFGPMSLQTCATRERLGECFQNQSKFDQALAEFRAVMMIVEDEFGPRHPLTFRAHRRLAKITYDQGKHEQAEEEYRALAANLLVTLGPDSWEVLPFREGIADCLSARGKLAEAEEILRKALANCAKDPGETTPLMQSLRANLAHVLMEERKLDEAELLFNAVLDQRTKMLGPNHPVVLDSMNDLAACKIARGDLRGAEFNLRGLVRRREEVQGYNHPATWFSRIYLADVLRMNGNPEEALPLFEGVLRYNSATLGPFHPYTLKAVNNVSITLSALGKEEESFNLQNKLLKERIRVMGADHPDTLKSRLNIAVNLSTAERYRDAEINFIEAILTAEKTLGMTHMLTLKSMFAYGEMLALLRRGSDAEAVARQGIRSTTGFSEDDQDALRFKAMLGVSLVLQNRAKDAEAVADDYERLLERRQGLLDWEAILNANMVIWVHLAEGRNKEAGELLARNMMQMRSMGYNDSHAPYIRMRCIEALLLHLAGKKEEVAYLTKELEPHIRECFRDGEPILLFARGLQQRKGPISIPTIMHAVEFSRYKPQSLLTDQQRKAGMYFPPNTPFEQRRRVYEAFDEAQTLADSKEHEKALEKFGAYLKVVAEVAGEGTIGSMTAHLCLAREAVLCNRDDVAQEHAKKAAGVLKNLGEEKGVELVTFVLKNLAVQAERGNIKAATTLGNMLLEACSQAIGPDQFVTFRLTSIKNDMAIMANEPGAGEELQALIKRMEAKNGSEEGGTLLEKVKLLRLYLQKGDYHAAHALAFRIENPVKRVFGETSDSAISVREGLAAALEGQGLRNLAVTETKMVLADSERIAGNEALATVMTRHRLALMLARSAQFDEALRLHQINYKILQHPGTEKQPVMVEVRMNMAYALLNLRRPSEALEFAKAAYDGARATLGADSPLTDIAKKILDEVRAHAASQGVTR
- a CDS encoding endonuclease/exonuclease/phosphatase family protein yields the protein MRTGQTILMLPVLHVLMTGCTASKKNAFLTTQVERHAAVKFPSSMPGRLARHVEPAFPTYDEAVGLASNPKPQGKLKSKLDTLWRTPIVDNSAYLSGKRPVEASTPTLGNFLRVASWNIEKSLHITSAAEALSSQAAYEEMLSEQKRTPGKRAHAELLRQRERLASADVIFLQEMDIGVSRSGYIDATRTLAKALGMNYAYAVQAVEVDPVMLGLEPVSVDRKGEKQFLPIDKARYKGGFGSAVLSRYPIVSAQVVPLKKVYDWHEGERQKADAVEHGRRLGSKIAFDSEIRRELKVGGRCFFRVDIAVPQVPGGVVTVVNNHLEIKTTPKGREEQMVEILGKIKDVTHPVIMAGDHNSAPDDLSPTSLVRVVWRQVNSPEAFLETAARVSDLVTGTVVPGYRERSIVNVLKNFQNPLAPDIPILFPNPVRGMFEQVRDHRFADGTAFDFRGDADRSINRSSRTLANSNEHRLWGHRTTFSVRRPIGPIGRYRLDWFFVRSGHLKSPTDDKASYRFAPHFGETLAEFNDSVKPKFSDHRPIVVDIPLDEPPVKSSSSGD